A genomic segment from Desulfurella amilsii encodes:
- a CDS encoding ABC transporter ATP-binding protein, protein MFEFKNVVVEKKGKKIIENASFKLNQVGLVWLRGASGSGKSTILRIMCALESPQFGEIFYKGVLVDTLDMPTFRSHCIYVPQMPILGQMSVVECIRLPFSFRVNSEKIFDEKKLYDLLEYFELKEALLKNIIQLSGGEKLRIALIRAILLDPECLLLDEPTSALDAKMEQKTLKLLKELSEKKLIIASFHADSVRQFCTQIISIEDSYASAS, encoded by the coding sequence ATGTTTGAGTTTAAAAATGTGGTTGTAGAAAAAAAAGGAAAAAAAATTATAGAAAATGCTAGTTTTAAACTAAATCAAGTAGGTTTAGTATGGCTAAGGGGCGCATCAGGCAGTGGCAAATCTACTATTTTGAGGATAATGTGCGCATTAGAATCGCCTCAATTTGGAGAAATTTTTTATAAAGGCGTATTAGTCGATACACTTGATATGCCTACCTTTCGATCTCATTGTATATACGTGCCTCAGATGCCTATCCTTGGTCAAATGAGTGTTGTTGAATGTATTAGACTGCCATTTAGCTTTAGGGTAAACTCAGAAAAGATTTTTGATGAAAAAAAACTTTATGATTTACTAGAATATTTTGAACTTAAAGAAGCACTGTTAAAAAATATTATCCAATTATCTGGTGGTGAAAAACTACGCATCGCTCTCATTAGGGCTATTTTGCTTGATCCTGAGTGTTTGTTATTAGATGAGCCAACAAGCGCACTAGATGCTAAAATGGAGCAAAAAACATTAAAACTATTAAAAGAATTATCTGAAAAAAAGCTTATTATTGCTTCGTTTCATGCTGATTCTGTTAGGCAATTTTGCACGCAAATAATTTCAATTGAGGATAGCTATGCAAGTGCAAGTTGA
- a CDS encoding precorrin-2 dehydrogenase/sirohydrochlorin ferrochelatase family protein, protein MAYFPIFVDLKDKNVVIIGAGDIAYRKVEVLLPFHPKITVIAKKVNEKIKELFFSKKIDLKIKQFDENDIQQDHFLVVVAVDDLELQKRISQICSKKNILVNSVDSKEYCSFIFGSIIHDGDLVIGINTSSKAPAVSKALKAYLMQRLPKNIENLIEKVSKLRKIDTKNMQIEIKKFFNDAKN, encoded by the coding sequence ATGGCTTATTTTCCGATTTTTGTGGATCTTAAAGATAAAAATGTAGTTATTATTGGGGCAGGGGATATTGCTTATAGAAAGGTTGAAGTTCTGCTGCCCTTTCATCCCAAAATAACTGTAATCGCTAAAAAAGTAAACGAAAAGATTAAAGAACTTTTTTTTTCAAAGAAAATAGACTTAAAAATCAAGCAGTTCGATGAAAATGATATTCAGCAAGACCATTTTTTAGTGGTTGTTGCTGTTGATGATTTAGAGCTGCAAAAAAGGATTTCTCAAATATGCAGCAAAAAAAATATACTTGTAAATAGCGTAGATAGCAAAGAGTATTGTAGTTTTATTTTTGGTTCTATTATCCATGATGGAGATTTGGTTATTGGAATAAACACTTCATCAAAAGCTCCAGCCGTTTCAAAAGCTTTAAAAGCATATTTAATGCAACGTTTACCAAAAAACATAGAAAATCTAATTGAGAAAGTTAGTAAATTAAGAAAAATTGATACTAAAAACATGCAAATAGAAATAAAAAAGTTTTTTAACGATGCTAAAAATTAG
- the hemE gene encoding uroporphyrinogen decarboxylase, whose protein sequence is MIFLDRLNGIKGPKTPVWLMRQAGRALKEYRDLRRDYSFLQMCTVPELVAKTTLLPVDILGVDAAILFSDILIPLLALNAKIFYHEGTPPVVEIDINNLHYNGLSNKLNFVFEGIKLIKTQTNRPLIGFAAGPFTLFCYLFNDAKFYSPKAFLYQETKKFKKIMELLTTLTIDYLNAQLKSGCDCYQLFDSWAGILPPKIYKEYVFDYNLRILSSLKKPSIYFAHSANHLIDYILDLPTNAYSFDWKVDLKTISKKTDKCLQGNLDNTILLTNKETIKKHTHDVLNNMQGLLHIFNLGHGVLPQTPQDNLKFLVDVVREYNNN, encoded by the coding sequence ATGATTTTTTTAGATAGACTAAATGGCATAAAAGGCCCAAAAACACCTGTGTGGCTTATGAGGCAAGCAGGCAGGGCACTAAAGGAGTATAGAGATTTAAGACGCGATTATTCCTTTTTACAGATGTGCACAGTGCCAGAACTCGTAGCAAAAACAACATTGCTTCCAGTTGATATATTGGGCGTAGATGCTGCTATATTATTTTCTGATATACTAATTCCCCTTCTTGCTTTAAATGCTAAGATTTTTTACCATGAGGGCACACCTCCCGTTGTAGAAATTGATATTAACAATTTACACTACAATGGTCTTTCAAATAAACTAAATTTTGTTTTTGAAGGTATCAAATTAATAAAAACCCAAACAAACAGGCCACTGATTGGCTTTGCTGCAGGCCCATTTACGCTATTTTGCTACCTTTTTAACGATGCTAAGTTTTATTCTCCGAAAGCCTTCCTTTATCAAGAAACAAAAAAATTTAAAAAAATCATGGAACTGTTAACTACACTTACTATAGATTATCTAAACGCGCAGCTTAAAAGTGGCTGTGATTGTTATCAGTTGTTTGACAGCTGGGCGGGTATTTTACCGCCAAAGATCTACAAAGAGTATGTTTTTGATTACAATTTAAGAATTTTAAGTTCTCTAAAAAAACCCTCTATTTATTTTGCACATTCTGCAAACCACTTAATAGATTATATTTTAGATTTGCCTACCAATGCGTATAGTTTTGATTGGAAAGTCGATTTAAAGACAATTTCAAAAAAAACTGACAAATGCCTGCAAGGCAACCTGGATAACACTATCCTTCTAACCAACAAAGAAACAATCAAAAAACATACACACGATGTGCTAAATAACATGCAGGGGCTCTTGCATATTTTTAATCTAGGCCATGGTGTTCTACCCCAAACCCCACAGGATAATTTAAAATTTTTAGTGGATGTTGTGCGTGAGTATAACAATAACTAA
- a CDS encoding ferrochelatase — protein sequence MSITITNLGYVSKRLECFSFLFYMFNDKHISNIKNPIARNIFATIMLSRAYSTCKILKKAPSPLLDITKSQASKLQKILNIQVNHCFSYSKPFCKDKNTTMFPLYTVYSNTLYGILFDKKPKKILPPLCAFKEFNAFYIQKLQDKFTALHPQAVIFSNHSLPLSLAKKDSYEKDTYVFCNLLATNLNLKEYYISFQSKLGLVKWIEPSTLNTLKSLKNKSVLIVPVSFVSDNTETLYEIDYMYAQVAKNLNIKLERLECFNDSNDFIEILSKILLRYI from the coding sequence GTGAGTATAACAATAACTAATTTAGGCTATGTCTCAAAAAGATTAGAGTGTTTTAGCTTTTTGTTTTATATGTTTAACGATAAACACATATCAAACATTAAAAACCCAATCGCCAGAAATATATTTGCTACAATTATGCTAAGTAGAGCTTACTCAACCTGCAAAATTTTAAAAAAAGCCCCTTCGCCTCTGTTGGATATCACCAAATCTCAGGCCAGCAAATTGCAAAAAATTCTAAATATACAAGTAAATCATTGCTTTTCTTACTCAAAACCATTTTGTAAAGACAAAAACACCACCATGTTTCCACTCTACACAGTATACTCAAATACGCTGTATGGGATTTTATTTGATAAAAAGCCAAAAAAAATTTTACCGCCACTATGTGCCTTCAAAGAATTCAACGCATTTTATATTCAAAAATTACAGGATAAATTCACAGCGCTCCACCCACAGGCAGTAATTTTTTCTAACCACAGCCTACCTTTAAGCCTTGCAAAAAAAGATTCCTACGAAAAGGACACATATGTATTCTGCAATCTTTTAGCCACAAACCTCAACTTAAAAGAATACTACATATCGTTTCAATCAAAGCTTGGCCTAGTTAAGTGGATTGAGCCTTCTACGCTTAATACCCTAAAATCACTAAAAAATAAAAGCGTCCTTATAGTACCTGTAAGTTTTGTGTCGGATAACACTGAAACGCTTTACGAAATAGATTATATGTATGCTCAAGTTGCCAAAAATTTAAACATAAAATTGGAAAGATTAGAGTGTTTTAATGATAGCAATGATTTTATAGAAATCTTGTCAAAAATTTTATTGAGGTATATATGA
- a CDS encoding ABC transporter permease, translating into MQVQVETISLLQLIISYLMLGVAFFVNYTEKLKLTKDIVFSFARMSVQLLLIGYILKFIFQINNAALIIVYYAVMVMFAANIIKERTKVKFTHANVIIFGAIFITGLIVTLFMSIVSIGLKNPFEARYFIPLAGMIVGNSMNSITISVERFFSEIQQNRYYIEELLSLGATPKEAVIELKQKAFRSSLTPQLASVSAMGIVSLPGMMTGQILSGINPIEAVKYQMIILLAINTAICLSVYILLYFEQKKFFNPFCQLNF; encoded by the coding sequence ATGCAAGTGCAAGTTGAAACAATATCGCTTCTACAGCTAATTATTTCATATTTAATGCTAGGCGTTGCTTTCTTTGTAAACTATACAGAAAAATTAAAGCTAACAAAAGACATTGTATTTTCATTTGCAAGGATGAGCGTTCAGTTGTTGTTAATTGGCTATATTTTAAAGTTTATTTTTCAGATAAACAATGCGGCGCTAATAATTGTATACTACGCTGTAATGGTTATGTTTGCAGCAAACATTATAAAAGAACGAACAAAAGTAAAATTTACGCATGCAAATGTTATTATTTTTGGAGCTATTTTTATTACAGGGCTTATTGTTACGCTTTTTATGTCTATTGTCAGTATAGGCCTAAAAAATCCATTTGAAGCTAGGTATTTTATTCCATTAGCTGGTATGATCGTGGGTAATTCTATGAATTCTATAACTATCTCAGTCGAGCGTTTTTTTAGCGAAATACAGCAAAATAGATACTATATTGAAGAGTTGCTTTCTTTAGGGGCAACACCAAAAGAAGCGGTTATTGAGCTAAAACAAAAGGCTTTTCGCTCAAGTCTTACACCCCAGCTTGCAAGCGTAAGCGCAATGGGTATTGTAAGCCTTCCTGGCATGATGACAGGTCAGATCTTATCAGGCATAAACCCTATAGAAGCTGTAAAATACCAAATGATAATTCTCCTTGCTATTAATACCGCTATATGTTTATCTGTTTATATTTTGCTATATTTTGAGCAAAAAAAGTTTTTTAATCCTTTTTGCCAATTAAATTTCTAA
- a CDS encoding DsrE family protein, translating to MCKVLFHIELDAVEPLKIAVGNINNLLKEIPKNQCDIVVVANYKGPLLFVKNNFDQEIYSHIKKLHDLGVQFLMCNNSLNNLNLKAQDLIEEVGITKAGILEIIKRQADGYAYVRT from the coding sequence ATGTGTAAAGTTTTATTTCACATTGAACTTGATGCTGTAGAGCCGCTTAAAATTGCAGTAGGAAATATCAATAACCTGCTTAAAGAAATCCCAAAAAACCAATGCGATATAGTGGTTGTGGCAAATTATAAGGGTCCACTGCTGTTTGTTAAAAATAATTTTGATCAAGAAATATACAGCCATATAAAGAAACTGCACGATTTAGGTGTGCAGTTTTTAATGTGCAATAATTCTTTGAACAATTTAAATCTAAAAGCACAAGATTTAATTGAAGAAGTAGGCATAACAAAAGCTGGTATTTTAGAGATTATTAAACGCCAAGCTGATGGGTACGCATATGTTAGAACATAA
- a CDS encoding GGDEF domain-containing protein, protein MQKQEGIYVQFLNKICNKIGKTGIKNIEQQYATILDNLINMTYKDHLTKLFNRRYFEEELEKEMHRFERYGYIFSLCMMDINGFKQINDTHGHLKGDEILKDFADILRKNSRTSDILCRWGGDEFAVILPHTTFSKIEPYIKKILSALKTPEDGILINTAIGATSIRLNDDKDSLLKRADEALYKAKKDESLFYIL, encoded by the coding sequence ATGCAAAAACAAGAAGGTATATATGTGCAATTTTTAAATAAGATATGTAACAAAATTGGCAAAACTGGAATAAAAAACATTGAGCAACAATATGCTACAATTCTGGATAATCTTATAAACATGACATACAAAGATCATTTGACAAAACTATTTAACCGCCGATACTTTGAAGAAGAATTAGAAAAAGAAATGCATAGATTTGAGCGATATGGTTATATATTTTCTCTTTGCATGATGGACATAAATGGCTTTAAGCAAATAAATGATACACACGGACATCTAAAAGGCGATGAAATCTTAAAAGACTTTGCTGACATCTTGAGAAAAAATTCTCGCACAAGCGATATTTTGTGCAGGTGGGGTGGAGATGAGTTTGCTGTAATTTTGCCCCATACAACATTTAGCAAAATCGAACCCTATATCAAAAAAATCTTATCTGCGCTTAAAACACCAGAAGATGGTATTCTTATCAATACAGCAATAGGTGCAACATCTATAAGGTTAAACGATGACAAAGACTCTCTTCTAAAAAGAGCAGACGAAGCACTATATAAAGCTAAAAAGGACGAATCGCTATTTTACATACTATAG
- a CDS encoding DsrE/DsrF/DrsH-like family protein: protein MERKIKKLSIIISRNGFEEVLPGLIMANGARMEGIDVMLFFTSFGLDAIIESTMDNLPLINKTHPELTMETMKQAMEKYDFPTIREFVEMIHDSGAKIYACRATVDLWGVKKEDFCPEVDDIISVGQFYTFSDDAQIIFT, encoded by the coding sequence ATGGAAAGAAAGATAAAAAAATTATCAATAATTATATCAAGAAATGGTTTTGAAGAAGTTTTGCCTGGGCTTATTATGGCAAATGGTGCAAGGATGGAAGGCATAGATGTAATGTTATTTTTTACTTCTTTTGGTTTAGATGCTATAATAGAATCTACCATGGATAACTTACCTTTGATAAACAAGACACACCCAGAGCTAACGATGGAAACAATGAAGCAGGCAATGGAAAAGTACGACTTTCCAACAATCAGAGAATTTGTAGAAATGATACATGACTCAGGTGCCAAAATATACGCATGCCGAGCTACTGTAGATCTGTGGGGAGTAAAAAAAGAAGATTTTTGTCCTGAAGTGGATGATATTATATCGGTTGGACAATTTTATACATTTTCAGATGATGCGCAGATAATATTTACGTAA
- a CDS encoding rhodanese-like domain-containing protein: MKRLLVLFALVGFLTSLPIKYAYSATALAEKKIKEAKTCIHNVSVQEAKKLIKNGSVILDAREYPEYAAGHIPGAIWAPRGLIDFQGPTWFPDKNKTYLTYCKTGGRGVIVAYELKELGYDNVVNLDGGFDAWERDGEPIEKGAPEGPGKGIKK; encoded by the coding sequence ATGAAACGTTTGTTAGTTTTGTTCGCTTTGGTTGGCTTTCTCACATCTCTACCCATTAAATACGCATACAGCGCAACAGCCCTTGCTGAAAAAAAAATTAAAGAGGCTAAAACTTGCATCCACAATGTAAGTGTGCAGGAAGCTAAAAAACTCATTAAAAACGGATCTGTAATCTTAGATGCAAGGGAGTACCCAGAGTATGCAGCTGGCCACATACCTGGTGCAATCTGGGCACCAAGAGGATTAATTGACTTTCAAGGTCCTACATGGTTTCCAGATAAAAATAAAACATACTTAACTTACTGCAAAACTGGCGGAAGGGGCGTTATAGTAGCCTATGAGTTAAAAGAGTTGGGTTACGACAATGTGGTAAACCTCGATGGTGGTTTTGATGCATGGGAAAGAGATGGTGAGCCTATTGAAAAAGGTGCACCAGAAGGCCCTGGAAAAGGAATTAAAAAATAA
- a CDS encoding cobyrinate a,c-diamide synthase: MLKISVPRFYISAIKKSSGKTTLSIALSSILSKKYKLLTFKKGPDYIDPMWLECASKNYCYNLDFFFLKDKIYNYFVDKVDQNKCNFCLIEGNHGLFDDIYVDGRTSNASLAKITKTPVILVIDVSEFGRSIAALLSGFINFDKDVLMAGVILNKVQSARQEKKLIEAIKKFVDIPILGVLPQQDASITQRHLGLSSTLKLEQKQEFIDEIAYELEKYIDVSEIIKIAKTAPDLYANKYVASTKKLNKKVTIAIAFDEAFNFYYNQNLENLQALDAQIKKFSPLFDEQLPNADAIYIGGGFPELFLNQLGNNFRLRSQIKKASEDGMPIYAECGGLMYLTNSISYNGSIGKMCCVFNLDTYLSKKPMGHGYTVLSAKNKDSFLKDKKIHAHEFHHGFFKNFTGIDCFFNIERGYGINGMCDGATINNTLANFSHIFDYDNDFFYNWFKSNELDS; encoded by the coding sequence ATGCTAAAAATTAGTGTTCCGCGTTTTTATATTAGCGCTATAAAAAAAAGTTCTGGCAAGACAACACTATCGATTGCGCTTTCAAGTATATTATCTAAAAAATACAAACTTCTTACGTTCAAAAAAGGTCCAGATTATATAGATCCCATGTGGCTTGAATGCGCAAGTAAAAATTATTGCTATAATTTAGATTTTTTCTTTCTAAAAGATAAAATTTATAACTATTTTGTGGATAAGGTTGATCAAAATAAATGTAATTTTTGCCTCATTGAAGGCAATCATGGTTTGTTTGATGATATTTATGTAGACGGAAGAACAAGCAATGCTAGTTTGGCTAAAATTACTAAAACACCCGTTATACTTGTTATTGATGTGAGTGAATTTGGAAGAAGTATAGCTGCTTTGCTTTCCGGTTTTATAAATTTTGATAAAGATGTTTTAATGGCTGGGGTCATATTAAATAAAGTTCAATCTGCACGCCAAGAAAAAAAGCTTATCGAAGCAATTAAAAAGTTTGTCGATATTCCTATTCTGGGTGTTTTACCGCAGCAGGATGCATCTATTACACAAAGGCATCTAGGGCTATCATCTACACTTAAGCTAGAACAAAAACAAGAGTTCATTGATGAGATTGCCTATGAGCTAGAAAAGTATATTGATGTTTCTGAAATTATCAAAATTGCTAAAACAGCACCAGATCTTTATGCTAATAAGTATGTAGCTTCAACGAAGAAACTTAATAAAAAAGTAACAATTGCCATTGCTTTTGATGAAGCGTTTAATTTTTATTACAATCAAAATCTAGAAAATTTGCAAGCTTTAGATGCACAGATAAAAAAATTTTCACCTCTTTTTGATGAACAATTGCCAAATGCGGATGCTATTTATATAGGCGGTGGATTTCCTGAGTTGTTTTTAAATCAATTAGGAAACAATTTTAGACTTAGAAGTCAAATTAAAAAAGCTTCTGAAGATGGTATGCCAATTTATGCTGAGTGTGGCGGTTTGATGTATTTGACAAATAGCATAAGCTATAACGGCAGTATTGGTAAAATGTGCTGCGTGTTTAATCTGGATACGTACCTTTCAAAAAAGCCTATGGGTCATGGTTATACTGTGTTATCAGCAAAAAACAAGGATAGCTTTTTAAAAGATAAAAAAATTCACGCTCATGAATTTCATCATGGTTTTTTTAAAAATTTTACTGGTATTGATTGTTTTTTTAATATTGAAAGGGGCTATGGAATAAATGGAATGTGTGATGGTGCTACAATAAATAATACTTTAGCTAACTTTTCTCATATCTTTGATTACGATAACGATTTTTTTTATAATTGGTTTAAGTCGAATGAGCTTGATTCTTAA
- a CDS encoding ammonium transporter has product MASKFYKFCWAVFFILTPNIALAQNNTINQANTAWMLVSTALVLSMTPVGLGLFYGGMVRSKNILNTIGMSLISLAIVSILWIFIGYTLAFGPDTYGIIGNLKYLFLNNISLNSIKNTIPTYLYCTFQLSFAAVTLALISGSVVERIKFSSWIIFGSLWIIFVYAPIAHWVWGGGFLQKLGVLDFAGGLVVEANSGISGLVLALSVGKRRDFKKTIIPPSSIALTLAGAGLLWIGWFGFNAGSAIGSNALSSYVFLSTNTAAAAGALSWMFIEWIFHKHPTMLGAASGAIAGLVAITPACGFVGIGSSLLIGAIAGVISFLGVTFLKYKFSYDDSLDVFGVHGLNGIFGIIATGFFATTLVGPKNGFFFGDYKTLFIQLLALFITITYAACSTFVIAKITSLLTNGLRINEEDEQKGLDIATHTETGFDI; this is encoded by the coding sequence GTGGCTTCTAAGTTTTATAAATTTTGTTGGGCTGTTTTTTTTATTTTAACACCAAACATTGCCCTTGCCCAAAATAATACTATCAATCAAGCAAATACGGCATGGATGTTAGTTTCAACTGCACTTGTCTTGTCAATGACACCCGTTGGGTTAGGTTTATTTTATGGTGGCATGGTACGTTCAAAAAATATATTAAACACAATAGGCATGTCTTTAATTTCTTTAGCAATTGTTAGCATACTGTGGATTTTTATTGGATATACTTTGGCTTTTGGTCCAGATACGTATGGTATAATTGGAAATTTAAAATATTTATTTTTAAATAATATTTCACTAAACTCTATAAAAAATACAATCCCTACATATTTATACTGCACTTTCCAGCTTTCATTTGCTGCTGTAACATTAGCCTTAATTAGCGGAAGTGTTGTGGAAAGAATAAAATTTTCTTCATGGATAATATTTGGAAGCTTATGGATAATATTTGTATATGCTCCCATTGCTCATTGGGTTTGGGGTGGTGGCTTTTTGCAAAAACTTGGCGTTTTAGATTTTGCAGGTGGGTTGGTAGTAGAAGCTAACTCTGGAATTTCTGGTTTAGTATTAGCTCTTAGTGTAGGAAAACGAAGAGATTTTAAAAAAACTATAATACCACCTTCTTCAATAGCTCTAACACTGGCAGGCGCTGGCTTGTTATGGATAGGTTGGTTTGGGTTTAATGCTGGTAGTGCTATTGGTTCAAATGCCCTTTCTAGCTATGTATTTTTATCAACAAATACAGCCGCAGCGGCTGGCGCTTTAAGTTGGATGTTTATTGAGTGGATTTTCCATAAGCATCCAACAATGCTGGGTGCGGCAAGCGGTGCAATTGCAGGTCTTGTAGCTATAACACCTGCGTGTGGTTTTGTTGGTATAGGCTCTAGTTTGCTTATTGGTGCAATTGCTGGAGTGATAAGTTTTTTAGGTGTGACTTTCTTAAAATACAAGTTTTCTTACGACGATTCTTTAGATGTATTTGGCGTGCATGGTTTAAATGGTATATTTGGCATAATCGCAACAGGGTTTTTTGCTACAACATTAGTGGGACCAAAAAATGGATTTTTTTTTGGCGATTATAAAACGCTTTTTATACAACTGCTGGCTTTGTTTATAACAATAACATATGCTGCTTGTTCAACATTTGTAATTGCAAAAATTACATCCCTACTAACGAATGGCTTGCGTATTAATGAAGAAGACGAGCAAAAAGGTCTAGATATTGCTACACATACGGAAACAGGCTTTGACATTTAA
- the hemG gene encoding protoporphyrinogen oxidase, with protein sequence MKAIVIGAGISGLSCAYLLQKEGFDVVVLEKEDYVGGKIRTIKENDYLIEAGPNGFLYSENTIRFIEQAGFSHDLIEAKQSSNRKFIYDGRLYEIPQKQQKLLFDNFLSIKSKLALLKEPFVKPNPDDETVAEFVIRRLGKEFLDKLIGPMSLGIYAADPYTMSITSNFKRIKEIESTYGSLIKGLVKLMSQKKANASSASGQFSKQLYSFKDGMQSFIEHLAQSINVLNGYNVKSIEKTSKYVIYTDSAKFDADIVVFAAPSFEVAKIIENLDKQLPNYLISIPYSPIVLVALAFSKKFANNTVGSYGYLFDLNKINSTIGVLFDSSIFDYRSSDDRFLVRMFLGGALRQGVIQKNNLEVLQSAIAELQRSAKIFAPFEYYKIIKYTKAIPQYLMDHKEIINLAQAFESKNPGIYFVGNAFYGVGFNDCINNSYNLIKKIKSI encoded by the coding sequence ATGAAAGCAATTGTCATAGGAGCGGGTATATCCGGCCTATCTTGCGCTTATTTACTACAAAAAGAAGGTTTTGATGTTGTTGTGCTTGAAAAAGAAGATTATGTTGGCGGAAAAATAAGAACTATTAAAGAAAATGACTATTTAATTGAAGCCGGACCCAATGGCTTTTTATATAGTGAAAATACAATAAGGTTTATTGAGCAAGCAGGTTTTTCGCATGATCTCATAGAAGCCAAGCAATCATCCAATAGAAAATTTATATATGACGGTAGACTATATGAAATCCCTCAAAAACAACAAAAATTGCTTTTTGATAATTTTTTAAGCATAAAATCAAAATTAGCTCTATTAAAAGAGCCATTTGTAAAACCCAACCCAGATGACGAAACCGTTGCAGAATTTGTAATAAGACGCTTGGGCAAAGAATTTTTGGATAAATTGATTGGACCTATGTCGCTTGGCATATACGCAGCAGACCCTTATACCATGAGCATAACCTCTAATTTTAAGCGTATAAAAGAAATAGAATCAACGTACGGCTCGCTTATTAAAGGTTTGGTAAAACTTATGAGTCAAAAAAAAGCAAACGCTTCTTCTGCAAGTGGCCAATTTTCAAAGCAACTATACTCGTTTAAAGATGGCATGCAATCTTTTATAGAACACTTAGCACAATCCATAAATGTTTTAAATGGATATAATGTAAAGTCAATAGAAAAAACATCGAAGTATGTCATTTACACAGATTCTGCTAAATTTGATGCAGATATCGTTGTGTTTGCTGCGCCTTCTTTTGAAGTAGCAAAAATTATAGAAAACCTTGACAAACAGCTGCCCAATTATCTTATCAGTATCCCCTACTCACCAATTGTGCTTGTGGCGCTTGCCTTTAGTAAAAAATTTGCAAATAACACAGTTGGCTCTTATGGGTATTTATTTGATTTAAACAAAATCAACAGCACCATTGGTGTGCTTTTTGATTCAAGTATTTTTGATTATAGAAGCAGTGACGATAGGTTTTTGGTAAGAATGTTTTTAGGTGGGGCTCTAAGACAGGGTGTTATACAAAAAAATAATTTAGAGGTGCTTCAAAGTGCTATTGCAGAACTCCAGCGCAGTGCAAAAATCTTTGCACCTTTTGAATATTACAAAATTATAAAGTACACTAAAGCAATTCCTCAGTATCTAATGGACCATAAAGAAATTATTAATTTAGCCCAAGCGTTTGAATCTAAAAATCCTGGAATATACTTTGTTGGCAATGCTTTTTATGGTGTTGGGTTTAATGATTGTATAAATAATTCTTATAATCTAATTAAAAAAATAAAGTCGATTTAA